The Chloracidobacterium sp. DNA segment ATGAAGTCAACTTCCTGCGGCGAGTAGGCGTGCAGGTGTACATCGGGGCAGGCACGTTTGAGTTCGCGCAGCAGGTCAAAGTAGTAGCCGACGGGCAGCGCCGGATTGAGGCCGCCCTGAATGGTGACTTCCGTGATGGCGTACTGCGCCCGATACCGGACGACCTTGGCGACGACCGCTTCAACCGCGTGGGCGTAGGCGTCGCGCGCCTCCGCTTCGCGGCGGAAGGCGCAGAACGTACAGTGCAACGCGCAAATGTTCGTGAAGTTGAGGTTGAGGTTGACGACGTAGGTCGCCGTATCGCCAATGAGCGCCCGCCTGCACTCGTCGGCTGCAGCCCCGATGTCGCGCCGCGCCGCCGGGTCGGTTGTCGTGAGCAGGTGAAGCGCCGCGCGTGGCGACAACGGTTCAAAACGTACCGCCGCGTCAAGAATGGAAGCGATGGAGGGCATGCGAGGCGTGCCAAAGAGGGAACTAGAAACGTCGCGCGCGCCGAGGTCGGCGGCCACGCGCGGCCAATTTGCTTGACGCCGGACGGGAACGGCAAGGCGGATGGACATGTCTGATCCGGTCGCGCCTATTCAGTCCAGTCAGTCCACGATCTGTTTTTCAAATACAGAAGGTGAATCTGCAGCAAGCTCCGAGAAGGTACAGTGATGCCCTGGTTGAATCGCGTCAACGGTTTGGAGTGCGGCGGAACGCCGCCGCACTCCAAATGGCAGGCTAACTCGCTACGTTCTCTTGGAAAACGCAAGAGTGTTTTTCCGAGAAGGCATAGCGAAGTAACCGGTTATGCGCCCGCAGTCTCTACTGACACTGCGCGCCGGAGTCATGCCGGCTTGGCGTCTGCTATGAAATCGCGCTTGTGCGTTTTTTTTTCGTGATAGTGTTGTTGCAAGTGTTGGTACTCTAGCTGTTTGGAGATTTCAGCCATGTCACAGACCGGCACGCCATCCTGCGCGCGACGTTACACCGTTTGCAATCTCATCTTCATCTTTGTCCTTTGCTTTGCACAAAGCCTAGCGGTTGGGCAAGCGCCGCGCGCCGTGCCGGCTGCTCAGTCCGCGCCCGAAACAGCCCCAGAACCTAAATACATCGCTGTTTTGCGCCGCCAGAGCGAGCAAAGGCTTGCTCCTACCAAG contains these protein-coding regions:
- a CDS encoding radical SAM protein, with product MPSIASILDAAVRFEPLSPRAALHLLTTTDPAARRDIGAAADECRRALIGDTATYVVNLNLNFTNICALHCTFCAFRREAEARDAYAHAVEAVVAKVVRYRAQYAITEVTIQGGLNPALPVGYYFDLLRELKRACPDVHLHAYSPQEVDFIQQRSGWSLGRVFDELRAAGQGTLCGTAAEILVEPTRRKICPEKISTARWLEIVRAAHRAGTRSTATMMFGHIESPADRITHLHRLRTLQRETGGFTEFIPLPFIAAKSP